The Mesomycoplasma flocculare ATCC 27399 genome includes a window with the following:
- a CDS encoding P110/LppT family adhesin N-terminal domain — translation MKKIKLNHIIFSVIGISAIISLAATIPYVLSVQAENYNLGLKNFEKDLKKAKNLSGLSNFNREEFEKLVTNLKVKPQVAKKLNARDALNLHYDKTYNFDLNHALDFGILHQKYPDLLFKLVLPEDKSKVLIRQNVIKNLGLNVSNLNKTINYTVKLDLDFSKQEKSYKFSPENFTATISLANLDFLKEKTATEIAIAFYNSFYKNLTKVQSSTNALYQTFVDYGGVSFSLNSEPVFNLPPNFEIKPELLGQKLVFSQINDARNEIILNLILYDKTNQKEQSFSLKFVDLPNTNQHYAKKFLEIFQKNYELNSKISKYLAKNNENLASLFSNKANSGLNLSQFSDWFKEKSQNSNNFTTEISKIIPNFEPKKVIFALGGVENTNENSNLLTINLKIDGKLQKFEQIPAGLNLGQDNQYVYNFMFKFDATKAIYSGYFRNALENFDANTAENLDNLNFKIKNGLPVTIFASTIDDKIRHILNKPLELKNITKQVAPLLEFLNFSASKTENLTPKPIKVSTTLFEQAKNAQSPSTTSVLKTEKSQNAGDYLKNLFANLEKTKFPANTVLYLSTFYKDKYTLKLELKTNGITKETLEIPIDNVAENNLAYETLAEKAKMHLFLDWKTNIITKTELAKNGKPVLESISALNNPNFKFKVNPEPSEKSGQKVYFDSEEKGIYLAEGGISLEKTNANNNQPAISLKLEKGRTLFYAFKPTNLSRKPLLQYFLLQADKAGNKFALIIEPELFLTGFNKIGVDFKKKQNGNGQSTNLVLSWKADVGIKKTFNGSYQTGFLFDNKWENLWVKPKNPVDKSHDFLNNPEATIILAASVSEESDKKQYLNLKFFSSEYENGLKPKFQWRKEIESSTSWDLAENLILGTTKSQNQESIDKEKNDVNRKPVGITFKGFALFDRPESDAEYNKIFESFRKEYIGKN, via the coding sequence ATGAAAAAAATAAAATTAAATCATATAATCTTCTCGGTTATTGGAATTAGTGCAATTATCAGTCTTGCAGCAACAATTCCTTATGTTCTTTCTGTACAAGCCGAAAATTACAATTTAGGACTGAAAAACTTTGAAAAAGATTTAAAAAAGGCAAAGAATTTGTCAGGACTAAGCAATTTTAACCGTGAGGAATTCGAAAAATTAGTCACTAATTTAAAGGTAAAACCACAGGTTGCTAAAAAATTAAACGCTCGTGATGCCTTAAATTTACATTATGATAAAACTTATAACTTTGACCTAAATCATGCACTAGATTTTGGCATCTTACATCAAAAATACCCTGATTTATTATTTAAATTGGTTCTTCCGGAGGATAAATCTAAGGTTTTAATAAGGCAAAATGTAATTAAGAATCTTGGGCTTAACGTTTCTAATTTGAATAAAACAATTAATTATACCGTAAAATTAGATTTAGATTTTTCAAAGCAAGAAAAATCTTATAAATTTTCGCCAGAAAATTTCACTGCGACAATTAGCCTTGCAAATTTAGATTTTTTAAAAGAAAAAACCGCAACTGAAATCGCAATCGCTTTTTATAATTCTTTTTATAAAAATCTAACTAAAGTTCAAAGTTCTACAAATGCTTTATATCAAACTTTTGTTGACTATGGTGGGGTTTCTTTTAGTCTAAATTCCGAGCCAGTTTTTAACCTTCCTCCAAATTTTGAAATAAAACCTGAATTATTAGGACAAAAATTAGTTTTTAGCCAAATAAATGACGCCAGAAATGAAATAATTTTAAATTTGATTTTATATGATAAAACAAATCAAAAGGAACAGAGTTTTTCTTTAAAATTTGTAGACTTGCCAAACACAAATCAGCACTATGCCAAAAAGTTTTTAGAAATTTTTCAAAAAAACTACGAACTTAATAGCAAAATTTCAAAATATTTAGCTAAAAATAATGAAAATCTTGCTAGTTTATTCTCAAATAAGGCAAATTCAGGTCTTAATTTGTCCCAATTTAGTGACTGATTTAAGGAAAAAAGTCAGAACAGCAATAATTTTACAACTGAGATTAGCAAAATAATCCCAAATTTTGAGCCTAAAAAAGTTATTTTTGCTCTAGGCGGTGTTGAGAATACAAACGAAAACTCCAATTTGCTTACTATTAATTTAAAAATCGATGGCAAGCTTCAAAAATTCGAACAAATTCCTGCGGGGCTAAATTTAGGGCAGGATAACCAGTATGTTTATAATTTTATGTTTAAATTTGATGCTACTAAAGCAATTTATTCAGGATATTTCCGTAATGCTCTTGAAAATTTTGACGCAAATACAGCAGAAAACCTTGATAATTTAAATTTCAAAATTAAAAATGGTTTACCTGTTACAATTTTTGCTTCAACTATTGATGATAAAATACGACATATTTTAAATAAACCTCTAGAACTAAAAAATATTACAAAACAAGTTGCGCCGCTTTTAGAATTTCTAAATTTCTCTGCAAGCAAAACAGAAAATTTAACACCAAAACCTATCAAGGTTTCTACAACTTTATTCGAGCAAGCAAAAAATGCGCAATCCCCTAGCACAACAAGTGTTTTAAAAACGGAAAAATCACAAAATGCCGGTGATTATTTAAAAAACCTTTTTGCGAATTTAGAAAAAACAAAATTCCCAGCAAATACTGTATTATATCTATCAACATTTTACAAAGATAAATACACTTTAAAATTAGAACTAAAAACTAACGGGATAACAAAGGAAACTTTAGAAATTCCAATTGATAATGTCGCAGAAAACAATCTAGCTTATGAAACGCTTGCAGAAAAGGCAAAAATGCACCTATTCCTGGATTGAAAAACAAATATTATCACAAAAACTGAGCTTGCAAAAAACGGAAAACCCGTACTTGAATCAATTAGCGCACTTAACAATCCTAACTTTAAATTTAAGGTAAATCCCGAACCTTCGGAAAAATCGGGTCAAAAAGTTTATTTTGATAGTGAAGAAAAAGGAATTTATCTTGCAGAAGGTGGAATTTCGCTTGAAAAAACTAATGCAAATAATAATCAACCAGCCATAAGTCTTAAATTAGAAAAAGGTAGAACACTGTTTTATGCATTTAAACCAACTAATTTATCGCGAAAACCGCTTTTGCAATATTTTCTATTGCAAGCCGATAAGGCTGGTAATAAATTCGCCTTAATAATTGAACCTGAATTATTTTTAACCGGCTTTAACAAAATTGGCGTGGATTTTAAGAAAAAGCAAAACGGAAACGGACAAAGTACTAACCTTGTCTTAAGTTGAAAAGCCGATGTGGGAATTAAAAAAACATTTAATGGTAGCTACCAAACAGGGTTTCTTTTTGACAACAAATGAGAAAACTTATGAGTAAAACCTAAAAACCCCGTCGATAAATCTCATGATTTTCTTAACAACCCTGAAGCAACGATAATTCTGGCCGCAAGTGTTAGTGAAGAATCAGATAAAAAACAGTATCTTAATTTAAAATTTTTCTCAAGTGAATATGAAAACGGTTTAAAACCTAAATTCCAATGGCGCAAAGAAATCGAATCCTCAACTTCCTGAGATTTAGCGGAAAATCTTATTTTAGGGACAACAAAATCACAAAATCAAGAATCTATCGATAAAGAAAAAAATGATGTAAACCGCAAGCCAGTCGGGATTACCTTCAAAGGTTTTGCCTTATTTGATCGTCCCGAATCAGACGCTGAATATAACAAAATTTTCGAAAGTTTTCGCAAAGAGTATATAGGAAAAAATTAA